The sequence below is a genomic window from Sulfurospirillum oryzae.
AGGTGTACCACACGCTTGTGCTTCAACAGCAGCAATCCCAAAATCTTCAACTCCTGCAAAAACAAAAGCCTTGGCTTTTGAAACGTAGTTAATAACATCTGCTTTTGGTAAAAAACCGATGAACTCAACATTGCCAGATGCAATGGTTTGTAAAGGGTGTTTTTGACTACCATCCCCTATTACGATTAATCTTTTTCCAGTTGCAGAAAAAGCTTCAACAATAATATCAAATCTCTTATATTGTTCTAATCTTCCGACGGTAACATAATAATCCAATCGATCAAAAGACAAAAGAAAATCAGTGACATCCACAGGGGGATAAATAACTTCAGAATCTCGTTTGTAGATTTTATATACCCAATCTTGTACAAAATGAGAATTAGCAATGATGTAGTTTGGTCTTGTGGCACCATCAAGATCAAATTTTTGCAAATAAGGGATAAAGACTTTGAAGATGCTTTTTATCCCTTTGAAATATAAATCTTGTTCTTCCCAGATATACTTGAGATTCCTAGCTTGGAAATATGAAATATGGAGACAATGAGGGGCCAAAACTGCCTTCGAAACAGCATGAGATGAGCTAATAAGTAAATTTATATCCTTGTCAATTTTAATTTTTCTAGTAAAATAAGGGAAGAAAATCAAAAAATATCTAAAATATTTTCCAAAATATTGTAAACAAGTATTTTCTATTGCAATATTTTTATCCTTAAAAATAAGTTTTAAATCCTCCTTCCAC
It includes:
- a CDS encoding glycosyltransferase → MKKALVIDWLDKYAGSERTIKSLESTFDFDKCYTLVNIMWKEDLKLIFKDKNIAIENTCLQYFGKYFRYFLIFFPYFTRKIKIDKDINLLISSSHAVSKAVLAPHCLHISYFQARNLKYIWEEQDLYFKGIKSIFKVFIPYLQKFDLDGATRPNYIIANSHFVQDWVYKIYKRDSEVIYPPVDVTDFLLSFDRLDYYVTVGRLEQYKRFDIIVEAFSATGKRLIVIGDGSQKHPLQTIASGNVEFIGFLPKADVINYVSKAKAFVFAGVEDFGIAAVEAQACGTPVICLGQGGTKETVIDGITGVHFKNQTVKDLIEAIEYFEQNHNQFDPHTIRKNALRFSKERFEKEINKFVNKKLQLHGFINK